The window aaaaaaaaaagtagaaTTCTGATAAAAATTCTAACAAGTTGAACTCTCCATCTGAGTGCTCACCTAGCGTATCCAGATGATAATGACTTCAACTGATCGTAGAAGTCGACAACAATTTCATTTAACGGTAACTTATATTTCAGCAATATCCTTGAATCATCTATGTAAGATAATGTTAACTGTTCTCCTCGTTTATTCTAAAAAAGACGTAAAGGCAAATATAAAATATCATGCAAGGAGGAGAGAATAAAACTACACGAAGTCAACTCAATAGATATTTCTCACTTCGCATAAGCTCATGATTTTGCCAAGGTATTTCTCTGGGAATATCATCGTACCAGTGACCATGGGTTCATAATAACATTCGGTTTTTGAATGCGATGGAAACTAAAATAAAAGGTTCTACTTGTAAAAAATGACAATTTTAGGTCGGGTTTGGGTTCCGTCATGAATTTAGTTCTTGTTCtagatgttttttttcaattctaTAGTCCACTAAACGTTGTGTAAATCCATTCTTTTAAATCACAACAATAATGACAAAACAAGAACTCACATCTTCTGGACTTCGAATctcaattttgttttctttattttttcctttcaACATTGCTAAAAAGAAAGAAGTGCCAAAGCTccctaaaataactttttaatgcGAATTTTCATCGTTTTTTTGAGCAGCATACTGAGTGAGCAAGATTTTAGGCTAAGTGTTGTAAATGCAAAAATATCACCAACTTAACTATTATGTCCGAGAAAGGATAAAGACAATCTATTTTGATTTCTAActtcacaaaaacaaaagatttttcaaactttcaaacGATTCACACTTTATAGGAATTTATAGGAAAGTTGACATTTTTTACCTTGGTAAGGTACATTCGGTGTTGTCATGATAATTTCAGTATTATATTCCTAAACACATAAAATCATAACATGTCTTTTAAGAGAAACTACTGTTTTTTTTGGAAGAATAAATTAGAAGAATGAAGGTAAAGGGCTTGTTTGTGCTGTGCCATTATGATTTCTCCCCGCAGTGGGTAGCAAAAGAGGATTTTCGTGTAGAAAAGGAAGtcaatatattataaaaattacGAAACTGTGAGTAGAACAAACCTGAGACAGTCTCTGTTTGAAAACATCCATGTGCAACAAACCAAGAAAACCAATTCGCCATCCTTGACCGAGTGCGACACTAAAACATACCAATCAAATCTAATGAAACAAGATGTATAGGTTACCTTTTAAGCTTAATAACGATCAAATATGGTGAGCACAAAATTTAACATTCAGTTCCAGAACAATCCAGGACAAACTTAGGTAAACttgatttttaagaaaattcaaGAGACTTGTTAAAAGTGAGCAAAATCCCTGAAAATTGCAGGACGAAAGCAAGTTTGAGGATCTTCAAGGATTTATTTAACTAGCGGCAGCCTGTTTTAGGTCGTGCTTATAAAATCACCACTAatgtaaaaattacttaagCACATTACTTATGTAGCTGGTGTAGTAACAAACTCTTTAATTCCACCAAAAACCAAAGAAATCTCATTAAAACTGCAATGAGGACGACTCGGCTAAGATTTTCGAAGCACGAATGCTGTTTAATGTGACCATCATGTACTACACGAATCCTATTTGCTAAAAGCTTGCTACAAGATGGTAGGATTATTAAAACGAAAACTGTAAACATTGGTCAATGAATTCAAAAGGGTTACCACCAGTGTATATGAGAAATTAGTTATTTTAAAAGGAGGCATTTGATGCACATTCCCTCAATACGAATTTAAAGGAACACAAAGGCAACTCAAAGCCAGCCCAGCCCCGATCTTTTGATATTATCTTCACATAAACAAGTGTTCACCTGTTATCTGGATGGACAGACACACTTGCATCATTCAGAGTAAGTTTTTGAATGGCTCGCTGTAAATTTCGGTACATGCTTTGATCCGATGGATAAACACCTGCAAAAACCTAAAATAAAGCAAACAATCTGTACTCaggaagttattatatatatcgTTGTAAAAATTCACTTGAAAATTAACTGCCTTAAAAGAACTATCATTCAGATGAAGAAGTAAGATTTACACTAATAGATTTTGTGTTGTTCAAAATACTTGtctaatgtaaataaaaacgaaAGCATTGGAATATATAtcgaaaatataataatatcGTCTTAAAACCTAAATAATTATTGCAAAAAACCCATCAAAAACCACGTTTAGCACTGAGCTGTAAAGACAACTTACCATCGGAGTGGGAGTTTTAAATCCGGAAGCAGGAGTTACAGGTTTATCCACATGATGGAAAGTGTCTCCTACTAAAGCCAATTTTACATCTCGCATTCCCATCGTAATGAACCCGACTTGACCAGCATATCTAGAAATTTCATGCATTAAACACATACACCGCTGTTTCCAATAAACTCTAACGGTTCGCCAATAATTAAATGGAAATGTTATGACTAAAAAGGTATTTGGGTTTCTTGTCACATGACACGTCTGCGTCAAATGCTATTGTAAGGACAAGATGTCAACGACGTATGCAAAAAGGGTGTCACAGTTTAAACGGGGTAACTTTAAAATGAACATGACAGGCGGATTATGCAGAAGTCAAGATGTTCTGAAAGCTGAGATTAGGCGTGGCAACCTTGAACACATATTCTGAATGCCTTGTAGAACGCAAATAATGGAaatgtataaataaatattttacaatttATCAACTACAACTTCATTCGGGTGAAGAATTCCTACTTCCAAAACATCATATGTTTCTTTTGAATAAGCAGATTGTAATCGGTCacctgaaaataataaaaatagtcaAATGAAACTATTCAATTGTGGCTTAACttcagttttgttttatacaacCAAGAAAAATCAAGATCTTCACCAGACCTTTTTTTACTACACCATTTTTCACAGCCATTAGACAGATAACACCACGATAAACATCATACCACGAatcaaataagaataatgacaaATTCTCTGTGGAGTTTCCTTTAGGACTAAAATTATAAAAGGTGGGATTACTCATACTTTCTTCGAAATAGTAACATTGAATTTCAACaattactcacaaaatttcCATAGTCTCATTTTTTATAAGGAAAGTACGGAAATGTTAACAAACACCCCAAGGAATTAGATCAATTCAGACAATCCGGTCAGAGATTAAAATTGGCAAACAAATGAAGGATTTTTTCTCTAAGACCCAGCTATTCATTCACTAAATTGTTGATAATAGTGGCTTCAAAATTAGGTTAATCACCATGAATCTCTAAACCGGAAAAATGGAATCTGATTACCAATCTCCAACACCAATGTACATCAAAAAAAGAGGTTAATACTTAAGCttgtagtaatttttttaaggtaGTGTTGCAAAACATAGTTATGGAACAAAATACAGCGTACAATTGTGTTTCGATATAGAATTAATTATGGCAGAATGCAGACACTGACAACTTTGCTGAATCTGATTATATAACTAACCACGGCATgctgtcaaaaatattttccaacaTAAGCTCAATGCCAGTTCCCATTTTTGCAGATACCTAAATATTAAGAAGACAAGATAATCATTTAtacttttctttctttaaagtgtAAAAATCATCTGAACCATCATAATACATTTCAGCCAACCTTCATTATTTGCTCTTTTGGAAAATCTAacacattttcaatttgttttgagACATTTTCTACATCTGCACTTGCTAAGTCAATCTGAAAAAAGTAATTAGAATTGGTTAACCTACagggtgaatttttttttcagagaaGCTGTTAGTGAAATTCTTTGTTAATATTATCACATAAtttccacattattttaaaatgcATTTGCAAGTATATATCTTCATTTATTGCTACTGTAAATTGAAACTTGACTCTAACTGTAATAACCATGTACTTAACATTTTATGTCAGTATCATTGGAGCTGATGATACTTTCTAGCTTTATCATTGcattttaaatcatctttaaatattattaataaattttgttcatttatttaaCTTTCAATTTCACACAGTTTAACTCTTCTTAACTGATAcgggttttaaaagaaaaaataaacaataatacCTTATTAATAACTGGTATTATTGTTAAGCCATTTTCAATTGCATTGTAATAGTGAGCTACTGTCTGTGCTTGTATACCctgaaataaaattaacaataaaaacaGCTCGTATCAGTCATGATGATATACCATGATCCTCAACTTATAGTAaatcaaacaaataaacaaaaacctgAGCAGCATCTACCAGCAAGAGTGCACCTTCACACGCAGCTAATGAGCGGGATACTTCATAACTAAAGTCAACATGACCCTACAGTAAACAAAATAACAACTATTCAATGTACAGAATTAACAAATTTCTGTAGTTTATATCTTATAAGTAATTTTTATCATTGAAAATACAATACATATCCTGTAATAATAACTTACTGGTGTATCTATCAGATTGAATAAACAAGTATCTCCATTTTTGTGATGATAAAACATAGAAGAGGTCTATAAATAAAGAGATTGGCAGACGTTACAAGGCTAAACCCATAAAGAATAACTGCCTTAAAAAATCTTCattttcatatatatttttgtgatttttgaaTAATACCTGTGCTTTTACAGTAATCCCTCGTTCTCTTTCAACCTGTAGTCTATCTAAAACTTGTTTGTTTGCATTTGTTTTTTCTATTGttcctaaaacaacaagaaGTAAATTTATTAGAAAAGAAGTTATgcaataaataaaagttattccaATCAAATTCTTCTTAGATTGAGAAACACActtaaacgaaaaaaaattattttctcacctgtGTATTCCAACAGT is drawn from Hydractinia symbiolongicarpus strain clone_291-10 chromosome 8, HSymV2.1, whole genome shotgun sequence and contains these coding sequences:
- the LOC130653998 gene encoding translation factor GUF1 homolog, mitochondrial-like isoform X3, which encodes MLNRCNVLNRHVKVWRLGFPIFKRAYTQANDVIYQMSQYEVEKIRNFSIIAHIDHGKSTLADRLLEYTGTIEKTNANKQVLDRLQVERERGITVKAQTSSMFYHHKNGDTCLFNLIDTPGHVDFSYEVSRSLAACEGALLLVDAAQGIQAQTVAHYYNAIENGLTIIPVINKVSAKMGTGIELMLENIFDSMPCPKGNSTENLSLFLFDSWYDVYRGVICLMAVKNGVVKKGDRLQSAYSKETYDVLEVGILHPNEVVVDKLYAGQVGFITMGMRDVKLALVGDTFHHVDKPVTPASGFKTPTPMVFAGVYPSDQSMYRNLQRAIQKLTLNDASVSVHPDNSVALGQGWRIGFLGLLHMDVFKQRLSQEYNTEIIMTTPNVPYQAMLKGKNKENKIEIRSPEDFPSHSKTECYYEPMVTGTMIFPEKYLGKIMSLCENKRGEQLTLSYIDDSRILLKYKLPLNEIVVDFYDQLKSLSSGYASFDYEECGFQETLIEKMDILLNGKRLDSLSVIVHRTKVKDLGKSYCFKLKNSIPRQLFEVVIQAAVRDKVIARETIRPIRKDVTAKCYGGDVTRKRKLLERQKEGKKRMKKFGSVDVPHDAFLALLKR
- the LOC130653998 gene encoding translation factor Guf1, mitochondrial-like isoform X1 — protein: MLNRCNVLNRHVKVWRLGFPIFKRAYTQANDVIYQMSQYEVEKIRNFSIIAHIDHGKSTLADRLLEYTGTIEKTNANKQVLDRLQVERERGITVKAQTSSMFYHHKNGDTCLFNLIDTPGHVDFSYEVSRSLAACEGALLLVDAAQGIQAQTVAHYYNAIENGLTIIPVINKIDLASADVENVSKQIENVLDFPKEQIMKVSAKMGTGIELMLENIFDSMPCPKGNSTENLSLFLFDSWYDVYRGVICLMAVKNGVVKKGDRLQSAYSKETYDVLEVGILHPNEVVVDKLYAGQVGFITMGMRDVKLALVGDTFHHVDKPVTPASGFKTPTPMVFAGVYPSDQSMYRNLQRAIQKLTLNDASVSVHPDNSVALGQGWRIGFLGLLHMDVFKQRLSQEYNTEIIMTTPNVPYQAMLKGKNKENKIEIRSPEDFPSHSKTECYYEPMVTGTMIFPEKYLGKIMSLCENKRGEQLTLSYIDDSRILLKYKLPLNEIVVDFYDQLKSLSSGYASFDYEECGFQETLIEKMDILLNGKRLDSLSVIVHRTKVKDLGKSYCFKLKNSIPRQLFEVVIQAAVRDKVIARETIRPIRKDVTAKCYGGDVTRKRKLLERQKEGKKRMKKFGSVDVPHDAFLALLKR
- the LOC130653998 gene encoding translation factor Guf1, mitochondrial-like isoform X2 — translated: MFCRNRHVKVWRLGFPIFKRAYTQANDVIYQMSQYEVEKIRNFSIIAHIDHGKSTLADRLLEYTGTIEKTNANKQVLDRLQVERERGITVKAQTSSMFYHHKNGDTCLFNLIDTPGHVDFSYEVSRSLAACEGALLLVDAAQGIQAQTVAHYYNAIENGLTIIPVINKIDLASADVENVSKQIENVLDFPKEQIMKVSAKMGTGIELMLENIFDSMPCPKGNSTENLSLFLFDSWYDVYRGVICLMAVKNGVVKKGDRLQSAYSKETYDVLEVGILHPNEVVVDKLYAGQVGFITMGMRDVKLALVGDTFHHVDKPVTPASGFKTPTPMVFAGVYPSDQSMYRNLQRAIQKLTLNDASVSVHPDNSVALGQGWRIGFLGLLHMDVFKQRLSQEYNTEIIMTTPNVPYQAMLKGKNKENKIEIRSPEDFPSHSKTECYYEPMVTGTMIFPEKYLGKIMSLCENKRGEQLTLSYIDDSRILLKYKLPLNEIVVDFYDQLKSLSSGYASFDYEECGFQETLIEKMDILLNGKRLDSLSVIVHRTKVKDLGKSYCFKLKNSIPRQLFEVVIQAAVRDKVIARETIRPIRKDVTAKCYGGDVTRKRKLLERQKEGKKRMKKFGSVDVPHDAFLALLKR